From Prionailurus viverrinus isolate Anna chromosome B2, UM_Priviv_1.0, whole genome shotgun sequence, the proteins below share one genomic window:
- the BAG6 gene encoding large proline-rich protein BAG6 isoform X11 — protein sequence MEPSDTTSTTTSMEEPDSLEVLVKTLDSQTRTFIVGAQMNVKEFKEHIAASVSIPSEKQRLIYQGRVLQDDKKLQEYNVGGKVIHLVERAPPQTQLPSGASSGIGSASATHGGGPPPGTRGPGASVHDRNANSYVMVGTFNLPSEPRVRLVMAQHMIRDIQTLLSRMECRGGPQAQHSQPPPQTPTVAPESVALSSQTSEPVESEVPSREPMEAEEVEERAPAQSPELTPSGPAPAGPTPAPETSAPNHPSPAEYVEVLQELQRLESRLQPFLQRYYEVLGAAATTDYNNNQEGREEDQRLINLVGESLRLLGNTFVALSDLRCNLACAPPRHLHVVRPMSHYTTPMVLQQAAIPIQINVGTTVTMTGNGTRPPPTSNAEAAPPGPGQASSLAPTSTTVESSTEGVPPPGPAPPPTTSHPRVIRISHQSVEPVVMMHMNIQDSGTQPGGVPSAPTGPLGPPGHGQTLGQQVPGFPTAPTRVVIARPTPPQARPSHPGGPPISGTLGAGLGTNASLAQMVSGLVGQLLMQPVLVAQGTPGMAPPPAPATASASAGTTNTATTAGPAPGGPAQPPPPQPSAADLQFSQLLGNLLGPAGPGAGGPGMASPTITVAMPGVPAFLQGMTDFLQATQTAPPPPPPPPPPPPAPEQQTMPPPGSPSGGAGSPGGLGLESLSPEFFTSVVQGVLNSLLGSLGARAGSSESIAAFIQRLSGSSNIFEPGADGALGFFGALLSLLCQNFSMVDVVMLLHGHFQPLQRLQPQLRSFFHQHYLGGQEPTPGNIRTATHTLITGLEEYVRESFSLVQVQPGVDIIRTNLEFLQEQFNSIAAHVLHCTDSGFGARLLELCNQGLFECLALNLHCLGGQQMELAAVINGRIRRMSRGVNPSLVSWLTTMMGLRLQVVLEHMPVGPDAILRYVRRVGDPPQPLPEEPMEVQGSERTSPEPQRENASPAPGTTAEEAMSRGPPPAPEGGGSRDEQDGASAETEPWAAAVPPEWVPIIQQDIQSQRKVKPQPPLSDAYLSGMPAKRRKTMQGEGPQLLLSEAVSRAAKAAGARPLTSPESLSRDLEAPEVQESYRQQLRADIQKRLQEDPNYSPQRFPNAHRAFADDP from the exons ATGGAGCCCAGTGATACTACCAGTACCACTACCAGTATGGAGGAGCCTGACAGCCTGGAGGTGCTGGTGAAGACCTTGGACTCTCAGACTCGGACCTTTATTGTGGGGGCCCAG ATGAATGTAAAGGAATTTAAGGAGCACATCGCTGCCTCTGTCAGCATTCCCTCTGAGAAACAACGGCTCATCTATCAGGGACGAGTTCTGCAGGATGATAAGAAGCTCCAGGAATACA atgTTGGGGGAAAGGTTATTCACCTGGTGGAACGGGCTCCTCCTCAGACGCAGCTGCCTTCTGGGGCATCTTCTGGGATAGGGTCTGCCTCAGCCACCCATGGTGGGGGACCCCCGCCTGGTACTCGGGGGCCTGGGGCCTCTGTTCATGACCGGAATGCCAACAGCTATGTCATGGTTGGAACCTTCAATCTTCCT AGTGAGCCCCGAGTACGGCTGGTGATGGCTCAGCACATGATCAGAGATATACAGACCTTACTTTCCCGGATGGAG TGTCGAGGGGGACCCCAAGCACAGCACAGTCAGCCGCCCCCACAGACGCCAACCGTGGCCCCGGAGTCTGTAGCCTTGAGTTCTCAAACATCAGAACCAGTTGAAAGTGAAGTGCCTTCTCGGGAGCCCATGGAGGCCGAAGAAGTGGAGGAGCGtgccccagcccagagcccggagctcACCCCTTCCGGCCCAGCTCCAGCAGGCCCAACACCTGCCCCAGAGACCAGTGCACCCAA CCATCCTTCCCCTGCGGAGTATGTTGAAGTGCTCCAGGAGCTACAGCGGCTTGAGAGCCGCCTCCAGCCCTTCCTGCAGCGCTACTATGAGGTTCTGGGCGCTGCCGCCACCACGGACTACAACAACAAC CAAGAGGGCCGCGAAGAGGACCAGCGCTTGATCAACTTGGTGGGGGAGAGCCTACGGCTACTGGGCAACACTTTTGTGGCGCTGTCTGACCTGCGCTGCAACCTGGCCTGTGCGCCCCCACGACACCTGCATGTGGTCCGGCCCATGTCTCACTACACCACCCCCATGGTGCTCCAGCAGGCAGCCATTCCCATCCAG ATCAACGTGGGAACCACCGTGACCATGACGGGGAATGGGACTCGGCCCCCCCCAACTTCTAATGCGGAGGCAGCTCCCCCTGGTCCTGGGCAGGCCTCATCCCTGGCTCCCACTTCTACCACTGTCGAGTCCTCAACTGAGGGTGTTCCCCCACCAGGGCCGGCTCCCCCACCGACCACCAGCCACCCAAGGGTCATCCGGATTTCCCACCAGAGTGTGGAACCTGTAGTCATGATGCACATGAACATCCAAG ATTCTGGCACACAGCCCGGTGGAGTTCCGAGTGCTCCCACTGGCCCCCTAGGACCCCCTGGTCATGGCCAAACCCTGG GACAGCAGGTGCCGGGTTTCCCGACAGCTCCGACCCGGGTGGTGATTGCTCGGCCCACCCCTCCACAGGCTCGGCCTTCCCATCCTGGGGGGCCCCCAATCTCGGGTACTCTA GGCGCTGGACTAGGTACCAATGCCTCTTTGGCCCAGATGGTGAGCGGCCTCGTGGGGCAGCTTCTTATGCAGCCCGTTCTTGTGG CTCAGGGGACCCCAGGAATGGCaccacctccagcccctgccaCTGCTTCAGCCAGTGCAGGCACCACCAACACAGCAACCACAGCTGGTCCTGCCCCCGGGGGGCCCGCCCAGCCTCCACCCCCTCAACCCTCAGCGGCCGATCTTCAGTTCTCACAGCTCCTAGGGAACCTGCTGGGTCCTGCGGGGCCAGGGGCCGGAGGGCCTGGCATGGCTTCTCCCACCATCACCGTGGCAATGCCTGGTGTCCCTGCCTTTCTCCAGGGCATGACCGACTTTCTGCAG GCGACGCAGACGGCCCCtccgcccccaccaccacccccacccccacccccggccccagaGCAGCAGACCATGCCCCCACCAGGGTCCCCTTCTGGTGGCGCAGGGAGTCCTGGAGGCCTGGGTCTTGAGAGCCTTTCACCGGAGTTTTTTACCTCCGTGGTGCAGGGCGTGCTGAACTCCCTGCTGGGCTCCCTGGGGGCTCGGGCTGGCAGTAGTGAAAGTATTGCTGCTTTCATACAGCGCCTCAGTGGATCAAGCAACATCTTTGAGCCTGGGGCTGATGGGGCCCTCG gATTCTTTGGGGCCCTACTCTCTCTGCTGTGCCAGAACTTTTCCATGGTGGATGTGGTGATGCTTCTTCATGGGCATTTCCAGCCACTGCAGCGGCTCCAGCCCCAGCTGCGATCCTTTTTCCACCAGCACTACCTGGGTGGCCAAGAGCCCACACCTGGTAACATACGG ACGGCAACCCACACGTTGATCACAGGGCTGGAAGAGTACGTGCGGGAGAGTTTT TCTTTGGTGCAGGTTCAGCCAGGGGTGGACATCATCCGGACAAACCTGGAATTTCTCCAAGAGCAGTTCAATAGCATCGCTGCTCATGTGCTGCACTGCACAG ACAGTGGATTTGGGGCCCGCCTGCTTGAGTTGTGTAACCAGGGCCTGTTTGAATGCCTGGCCCTCAACCTGCACTGCTTGGGGGGACAGCAGATGGAGCTTGCCGCGGTCATCAATGGTCGAATT CGTCGCATGTCTCGTGGGGTGAACCCGTCCTTGGTGAGCTGGCTGACCACTATGATGGGACTGAGGCTTCAGGTGGTTTTGGAGCACATGCCCGTAGGCCCTGATGCCATTCTCAGATATGTTCGCAGGGTTGGTGATCCCCCCCAG CCACTTCCCGAGGAGCCAATGGAAGTTCAGGGATCAGAGAGAACTTCCCCTGAGCCTCAG CGGGAGAatgcttccccagcccctggaacaACAGCAGAAGAGGCCATGTCCCGAGGTCCGCCTCCTGCTCCTGAGGGCGGCGGCTCCCGTGACGAACAGGATGGAGCTTCAGCTGAGACAGAACCTTGGGCGGCCGCAGTCCCCCCA GAGTGGGTTCCGATTATCCAGCAGGACATTCAGAGCCAGCGGAAGGTAAAGCCGCAGCCTCCCCTGAGCGATGCCTACCTCAGTGGTATGCCTGCCAAGAGACGCAAG ACGATGCAGGGTGAGGGCCCCCAGCTGCTTCTCTCAGAGGCCGTGAGCCGGGCAGCTAAGGCAGCCGGAGCTCGGCCCCTGACGAGCCCCGAGAGCCTGAGCCGGGACCTGGAGGCACCAGAGGTTCAGGAGAGCTACAGGCAGCAG ctccgGGCTGATATACAAAAGCGACTGCAGGAAGACCCCAACTACAGCCCCCAGCGCTTCCCTAATGCCCACCGGGCCTTTGCTGATGATCCCTAG
- the BAG6 gene encoding large proline-rich protein BAG6 isoform X6, with product MEPSDTTSTTTSMEEPDSLEVLVKTLDSQTRTFIVGAQMNVKEFKEHIAASVSIPSEKQRLIYQGRVLQDDKKLQEYNVGGKVIHLVERAPPQTQLPSGASSGIGSASATHGGGPPPGTRGPGASVHDRNANSYVMVGTFNLPSDGSAVDVHINMEQAPIQSEPRVRLVMAQHMIRDIQTLLSRMECRGGPQAQHSQPPPQTPTVAPESVALSSQTSEPVESEVPSREPMEAEEVEERAPAQSPELTPSGPAPAGPTPAPETSAPNHPSPAEYVEVLQELQRLESRLQPFLQRYYEVLGAAATTDYNNNQEGREEDQRLINLVGESLRLLGNTFVALSDLRCNLACAPPRHLHVVRPMSHYTTPMVLQQAAIPIQINVGTTVTMTGNGTRPPPTSNAEAAPPGPGQASSLAPTSTTVESSTEGVPPPGPAPPPTTSHPRVIRISHQSVEPVVMMHMNIQDSGTQPGGVPSAPTGPLGPPGHGQTLGQQVPGFPTAPTRVVIARPTPPQARPSHPGGPPISGTLGAGLGTNASLAQMVSGLVGQLLMQPVLVAQGTPGMAPPPAPATASASAGTTNTATTAGPAPGGPAQPPPPQPSAADLQFSQLLGNLLGPAGPGAGGPGMASPTITVAMPGVPAFLQGMTDFLQATQTAPPPPPPPPPPPPAPEQQTMPPPGSPSGGAGSPGGLGLESLSPEFFTSVVQGVLNSLLGSLGARAGSSESIAAFIQRLSGSSNIFEPGADGALGFFGALLSLLCQNFSMVDVVMLLHGHFQPLQRLQPQLRSFFHQHYLGGQEPTPGNIRTATHTLITGLEEYVRESFSLVQVQPGVDIIRTNLEFLQEQFNSIAAHVLHCTDSGFGARLLELCNQGLFECLALNLHCLGGQQMELAAVINGRIRRMSRGVNPSLVSWLTTMMGLRLQVVLEHMPVGPDAILRYVRRVGDPPQPLPEEPMEVQGSERTSPEPQRENASPAPGTTAEEAMSRGPPPAPEGGGSRDEQDGASAETEPWAAAVPPEWVPIIQQDIQSQRKVKPQPPLSDAYLSGMPAKRRKTMQGEGPQLLLSEAVSRAAKAAGARPLTSPESLSRDLEAPEVQESYRQQLRADIQKRLQEDPNYSPQRFPNAHRAFADDP from the exons ATGGAGCCCAGTGATACTACCAGTACCACTACCAGTATGGAGGAGCCTGACAGCCTGGAGGTGCTGGTGAAGACCTTGGACTCTCAGACTCGGACCTTTATTGTGGGGGCCCAG ATGAATGTAAAGGAATTTAAGGAGCACATCGCTGCCTCTGTCAGCATTCCCTCTGAGAAACAACGGCTCATCTATCAGGGACGAGTTCTGCAGGATGATAAGAAGCTCCAGGAATACA atgTTGGGGGAAAGGTTATTCACCTGGTGGAACGGGCTCCTCCTCAGACGCAGCTGCCTTCTGGGGCATCTTCTGGGATAGGGTCTGCCTCAGCCACCCATGGTGGGGGACCCCCGCCTGGTACTCGGGGGCCTGGGGCCTCTGTTCATGACCGGAATGCCAACAGCTATGTCATGGTTGGAACCTTCAATCTTCCT AGTGACGGCTCTGCTGTGGATGTTCACATCAACATGGAACAGGCCCCGATTCAG AGTGAGCCCCGAGTACGGCTGGTGATGGCTCAGCACATGATCAGAGATATACAGACCTTACTTTCCCGGATGGAG TGTCGAGGGGGACCCCAAGCACAGCACAGTCAGCCGCCCCCACAGACGCCAACCGTGGCCCCGGAGTCTGTAGCCTTGAGTTCTCAAACATCAGAACCAGTTGAAAGTGAAGTGCCTTCTCGGGAGCCCATGGAGGCCGAAGAAGTGGAGGAGCGtgccccagcccagagcccggagctcACCCCTTCCGGCCCAGCTCCAGCAGGCCCAACACCTGCCCCAGAGACCAGTGCACCCAA CCATCCTTCCCCTGCGGAGTATGTTGAAGTGCTCCAGGAGCTACAGCGGCTTGAGAGCCGCCTCCAGCCCTTCCTGCAGCGCTACTATGAGGTTCTGGGCGCTGCCGCCACCACGGACTACAACAACAAC CAAGAGGGCCGCGAAGAGGACCAGCGCTTGATCAACTTGGTGGGGGAGAGCCTACGGCTACTGGGCAACACTTTTGTGGCGCTGTCTGACCTGCGCTGCAACCTGGCCTGTGCGCCCCCACGACACCTGCATGTGGTCCGGCCCATGTCTCACTACACCACCCCCATGGTGCTCCAGCAGGCAGCCATTCCCATCCAG ATCAACGTGGGAACCACCGTGACCATGACGGGGAATGGGACTCGGCCCCCCCCAACTTCTAATGCGGAGGCAGCTCCCCCTGGTCCTGGGCAGGCCTCATCCCTGGCTCCCACTTCTACCACTGTCGAGTCCTCAACTGAGGGTGTTCCCCCACCAGGGCCGGCTCCCCCACCGACCACCAGCCACCCAAGGGTCATCCGGATTTCCCACCAGAGTGTGGAACCTGTAGTCATGATGCACATGAACATCCAAG ATTCTGGCACACAGCCCGGTGGAGTTCCGAGTGCTCCCACTGGCCCCCTAGGACCCCCTGGTCATGGCCAAACCCTGG GACAGCAGGTGCCGGGTTTCCCGACAGCTCCGACCCGGGTGGTGATTGCTCGGCCCACCCCTCCACAGGCTCGGCCTTCCCATCCTGGGGGGCCCCCAATCTCGGGTACTCTA GGCGCTGGACTAGGTACCAATGCCTCTTTGGCCCAGATGGTGAGCGGCCTCGTGGGGCAGCTTCTTATGCAGCCCGTTCTTGTGG CTCAGGGGACCCCAGGAATGGCaccacctccagcccctgccaCTGCTTCAGCCAGTGCAGGCACCACCAACACAGCAACCACAGCTGGTCCTGCCCCCGGGGGGCCCGCCCAGCCTCCACCCCCTCAACCCTCAGCGGCCGATCTTCAGTTCTCACAGCTCCTAGGGAACCTGCTGGGTCCTGCGGGGCCAGGGGCCGGAGGGCCTGGCATGGCTTCTCCCACCATCACCGTGGCAATGCCTGGTGTCCCTGCCTTTCTCCAGGGCATGACCGACTTTCTGCAG GCGACGCAGACGGCCCCtccgcccccaccaccacccccacccccacccccggccccagaGCAGCAGACCATGCCCCCACCAGGGTCCCCTTCTGGTGGCGCAGGGAGTCCTGGAGGCCTGGGTCTTGAGAGCCTTTCACCGGAGTTTTTTACCTCCGTGGTGCAGGGCGTGCTGAACTCCCTGCTGGGCTCCCTGGGGGCTCGGGCTGGCAGTAGTGAAAGTATTGCTGCTTTCATACAGCGCCTCAGTGGATCAAGCAACATCTTTGAGCCTGGGGCTGATGGGGCCCTCG gATTCTTTGGGGCCCTACTCTCTCTGCTGTGCCAGAACTTTTCCATGGTGGATGTGGTGATGCTTCTTCATGGGCATTTCCAGCCACTGCAGCGGCTCCAGCCCCAGCTGCGATCCTTTTTCCACCAGCACTACCTGGGTGGCCAAGAGCCCACACCTGGTAACATACGG ACGGCAACCCACACGTTGATCACAGGGCTGGAAGAGTACGTGCGGGAGAGTTTT TCTTTGGTGCAGGTTCAGCCAGGGGTGGACATCATCCGGACAAACCTGGAATTTCTCCAAGAGCAGTTCAATAGCATCGCTGCTCATGTGCTGCACTGCACAG ACAGTGGATTTGGGGCCCGCCTGCTTGAGTTGTGTAACCAGGGCCTGTTTGAATGCCTGGCCCTCAACCTGCACTGCTTGGGGGGACAGCAGATGGAGCTTGCCGCGGTCATCAATGGTCGAATT CGTCGCATGTCTCGTGGGGTGAACCCGTCCTTGGTGAGCTGGCTGACCACTATGATGGGACTGAGGCTTCAGGTGGTTTTGGAGCACATGCCCGTAGGCCCTGATGCCATTCTCAGATATGTTCGCAGGGTTGGTGATCCCCCCCAG CCACTTCCCGAGGAGCCAATGGAAGTTCAGGGATCAGAGAGAACTTCCCCTGAGCCTCAG CGGGAGAatgcttccccagcccctggaacaACAGCAGAAGAGGCCATGTCCCGAGGTCCGCCTCCTGCTCCTGAGGGCGGCGGCTCCCGTGACGAACAGGATGGAGCTTCAGCTGAGACAGAACCTTGGGCGGCCGCAGTCCCCCCA GAGTGGGTTCCGATTATCCAGCAGGACATTCAGAGCCAGCGGAAGGTAAAGCCGCAGCCTCCCCTGAGCGATGCCTACCTCAGTGGTATGCCTGCCAAGAGACGCAAG ACGATGCAGGGTGAGGGCCCCCAGCTGCTTCTCTCAGAGGCCGTGAGCCGGGCAGCTAAGGCAGCCGGAGCTCGGCCCCTGACGAGCCCCGAGAGCCTGAGCCGGGACCTGGAGGCACCAGAGGTTCAGGAGAGCTACAGGCAGCAG ctccgGGCTGATATACAAAAGCGACTGCAGGAAGACCCCAACTACAGCCCCCAGCGCTTCCCTAATGCCCACCGGGCCTTTGCTGATGATCCCTAG